A single genomic interval of Stieleria maiorica harbors:
- a CDS encoding patatin-like phospholipase family protein: MTDAEQPERHSRLKTIRDASSDNLFLIIAACLSGFMLFGVPQVTNLIRPTLTWNQWTFWFLLLLAVLAFVYVTTLLRFIWPEIQFKSVFGPAQWINGWLIWIARKLSRLGRGVSGYVVPAVLFAIGMVLFFSVGIELNTPYVLFGGFVNSVGLWLILVAIWLLAGRILGADRMLAGKTLTRRMQLASSLTAEGDIQPRSAWQACGEVLSWLAAMGVILEVLWLTASYELPGASYRLFSIAALIHIAILWVVLAALADFLQKTTPLPARLLTFLLILAIVIHGSFSDIADAQPEESVAAAEKASEALASEPTSTPTDWLDTLEKRIESTPEGPVVMVAASGGGSRAALFTSLVLQMLATEPMTEFPEARQVEVSDRADQKTWGEHIVLISCVSGGSLASARYVWNDGYPADDHVPDLRYSVRDDLLDLTQDKLSRWACLAREKAKSKKSKTTSTSEIVDVKLLEQEQKRFKEVADQIGRLRENGDWKTLGDDAQTTTVIAAFSSRMADDMSMDFMAPILRGFLTPFSTRGEGLYHFWRHRFGWERVYQPGPHLAPVVDDPSGSADQAPPPRRPSPLVMFNTSDADGGRRVIVGFPNLTRGSLVGSPHAETPSAGRADEYSPLPLCDFANDPVPELALARAVRLSSNFPFGFGVSMLSESSLPKLTIHSEAPPIRGQSQRKALRLLDGGVVDNTGIDSLHAVIKSLEASAAAKPRGRESRVLDLLRQRGVVFLEIDSGAKPSGSRSGPFASATRPLSALNNAVYTNALRTSDQQQTDLERCLSDSIESRMLATIQQDPETLVAGPLEFKFTKEELVAAATAVFQPRQFAQQPLSVIRYRFMCNHLRDTRSDVMTALALGPDDKSTVIAMYLSEVFRWRQELDAIRDKYRENIGYRGLNAYTNEDVAGLTGRLLRRAKAELQQADLRGRLLRESWDQTGELEDSEKILRLSETLVRPVTLLLAVKEIARSSSMVIEGKDEQFAKLTEIVDGILADDESGIANLVASERSLPQSIDITKLDAAQFIPDESAMVYSKLNEAIEQADRTETPKLWQQQLQFDQQRDQMMQFEQLKQDRLRVRAEFFNAIGD; the protein is encoded by the coding sequence TCCAGCGATAACCTGTTCTTGATTATCGCGGCGTGTCTCTCGGGGTTCATGCTGTTCGGGGTTCCGCAGGTCACCAATTTGATCCGGCCGACGCTGACGTGGAATCAATGGACGTTCTGGTTCCTGTTGTTGTTGGCCGTGCTGGCGTTTGTCTATGTGACCACGTTGCTGCGATTCATTTGGCCGGAGATTCAATTCAAAAGCGTGTTCGGGCCGGCGCAATGGATCAACGGGTGGCTGATCTGGATCGCCAGGAAGCTGTCGCGGTTGGGACGCGGCGTGTCGGGGTATGTCGTGCCGGCGGTTCTGTTCGCGATCGGGATGGTGCTGTTCTTCTCCGTCGGGATCGAATTGAACACGCCCTACGTGCTGTTCGGTGGGTTTGTCAATTCGGTCGGCTTGTGGTTGATCTTGGTCGCCATCTGGCTGTTGGCCGGCCGAATCCTGGGGGCCGATCGCATGTTGGCCGGCAAGACCTTGACGCGGCGGATGCAGCTTGCATCGTCCTTGACGGCCGAAGGGGACATACAGCCCCGGTCGGCGTGGCAAGCGTGTGGTGAAGTGCTCTCGTGGCTGGCGGCGATGGGCGTGATCTTGGAAGTGCTGTGGTTGACCGCCAGCTACGAACTTCCCGGTGCCTCGTACCGATTGTTCAGCATCGCAGCGTTGATTCACATCGCCATCTTGTGGGTCGTGCTGGCCGCCTTGGCGGACTTCCTGCAGAAAACGACACCGCTGCCGGCACGATTGTTGACCTTCCTGCTGATCCTGGCGATCGTGATTCATGGCAGTTTCAGCGACATCGCCGACGCCCAACCGGAGGAGAGTGTGGCAGCGGCAGAGAAGGCATCCGAGGCGCTGGCATCCGAGCCGACGTCGACACCGACCGATTGGTTGGACACACTGGAGAAACGGATCGAATCGACGCCCGAAGGCCCGGTGGTGATGGTCGCCGCCAGCGGCGGCGGGTCGCGCGCGGCGCTGTTTACTTCGCTGGTGCTGCAGATGCTTGCGACCGAGCCGATGACCGAGTTTCCCGAGGCGCGGCAGGTCGAGGTGTCGGACAGGGCCGATCAGAAGACGTGGGGAGAGCACATCGTCCTGATCAGCTGTGTCTCGGGAGGCAGTTTGGCCAGTGCCCGGTACGTCTGGAACGACGGCTATCCGGCCGACGATCACGTGCCGGATCTGCGTTACAGCGTACGCGACGATCTGCTGGATCTGACCCAAGACAAACTCTCCCGATGGGCCTGCCTGGCGAGGGAAAAGGCGAAATCCAAAAAGTCGAAAACCACGTCGACGTCCGAGATCGTCGACGTCAAGCTGTTGGAACAAGAACAGAAGCGGTTCAAAGAAGTGGCGGACCAGATCGGGCGTTTACGAGAAAACGGCGACTGGAAAACCCTGGGCGACGACGCGCAAACGACCACCGTCATCGCCGCGTTTTCGTCGCGGATGGCCGACGACATGTCGATGGATTTCATGGCGCCGATTTTGCGTGGTTTTTTGACTCCGTTTTCGACACGCGGCGAAGGGCTGTATCACTTTTGGCGTCACCGCTTCGGATGGGAACGGGTTTACCAACCGGGACCGCATCTTGCCCCCGTGGTCGATGATCCATCGGGTTCGGCGGATCAAGCGCCGCCGCCGCGGCGTCCGTCGCCGCTGGTCATGTTCAACACCAGCGACGCCGACGGCGGACGTCGGGTGATCGTCGGATTTCCCAACCTGACCCGCGGATCGCTGGTCGGATCGCCGCACGCCGAGACACCGTCGGCGGGCCGGGCCGACGAATACTCTCCGCTGCCGCTGTGTGATTTTGCGAACGACCCGGTGCCGGAACTTGCGCTGGCCCGCGCGGTGCGGCTGTCCTCGAATTTCCCCTTCGGTTTCGGCGTTTCCATGCTGTCCGAATCGTCATTGCCGAAGCTGACGATCCATTCGGAAGCCCCGCCGATCCGCGGGCAAAGTCAACGCAAGGCGCTGCGGTTGCTCGACGGCGGTGTGGTGGACAACACCGGGATCGACTCGCTGCACGCGGTCATCAAATCGTTGGAGGCGAGCGCGGCGGCGAAACCTCGCGGACGGGAATCACGGGTATTGGACCTGCTGCGACAACGGGGCGTGGTCTTTTTGGAGATCGACTCGGGCGCCAAACCGTCCGGTTCACGCAGCGGGCCGTTCGCTTCGGCAACACGCCCCTTGAGCGCACTCAACAACGCCGTCTACACCAACGCATTGCGAACCAGCGATCAACAACAAACCGACCTCGAGCGCTGCCTGTCCGATTCGATCGAATCCCGCATGCTGGCGACGATTCAGCAAGATCCTGAAACGTTGGTGGCCGGGCCGCTTGAATTCAAATTCACCAAGGAGGAACTGGTCGCCGCGGCGACCGCCGTTTTCCAACCTCGGCAATTCGCGCAGCAACCTTTGTCGGTCATTCGCTATCGATTCATGTGCAATCACTTGCGCGATACCCGTTCGGATGTCATGACCGCATTGGCGCTGGGACCGGACGACAAATCGACGGTGATCGCGATGTACCTGTCCGAAGTCTTTCGCTGGCGCCAGGAGCTCGATGCGATTCGCGACAAGTACCGTGAAAACATCGGCTACCGGGGTTTGAACGCCTACACCAACGAAGACGTCGCGGGGCTGACCGGTCGACTGCTGCGCCGTGCCAAGGCCGAATTGCAGCAGGCGGACCTGCGGGGGCGTTTGTTGCGTGAGTCGTGGGACCAAACCGGCGAACTGGAGGACAGTGAAAAGATCCTGCGGCTCAGCGAGACGCTGGTTCGTCCGGTCACGTTGTTGCTGGCCGTCAAGGAGATCGCCCGTTCCAGTTCGATGGTGATCGAAGGCAAAGACGAGCAATTCGCAAAATTGACGGAGATCGTCGACGGCATTCTTGCCGACGATGAATCGGGGATCGCCAACCTGGTCGCCTCCGAGCGATCGTTACCACAAAGTATCGACATCACCAAATTGGATGCCGCCCAGTTCATCCCGGACGAAAGTGCGATGGTCTATTCCAAGCTGAATGAGGCGATCGAACAGGCCGACCGTACCGAAACGCCCAAGCTGTGGCAGCAACAATTGCAATTCGATCAGCAACGCGACCAGATGATGCAATTCGAGCAACTCAAGCAAGACCGGTTGCGCGTGCGGGCGGAGTTCTTCAATGCGATCGGCGATTAA
- a CDS encoding SDR family NAD(P)-dependent oxidoreductase, with product MSGVLKTCPRLPRSLTEATRRGVPDGSPKSGRQVVLVTGASCGLGLAIGRRLIGEQHRRDLHLVLTARKASLSRFAEEGIFERDDVWIRELDVTSAEERLAVVGEIASKLGGVDVLINNAGVAYRSCVEHVTEPERLHQMNINFRSPIELTRCVLPGMREKRRGKIINISSVGGMMAMPTMSVYSASKFALEGASEALYYEVKPWNISVTLVQPGFMRSDAFEKVPYTNLSAQAFADGDHPYYAHYHHMDRFIARAMHRAVATPDSVAKKVVRVIRQNSPPLRVYGSVDAVLFSVMRRTMPRRFYNWFLYRNLPKIRDWGRT from the coding sequence ATGTCCGGTGTTCTGAAAACCTGTCCCCGCCTGCCCCGCTCGCTCACCGAAGCGACACGGCGGGGCGTGCCGGACGGCAGCCCGAAAAGTGGCCGGCAAGTTGTCCTGGTCACCGGAGCCTCCTGCGGTTTGGGGCTCGCCATCGGACGACGCTTGATCGGCGAACAACACCGGCGTGACCTGCACCTGGTCCTTACGGCTCGAAAGGCATCGCTGTCGCGATTCGCCGAGGAAGGAATCTTCGAGCGGGACGACGTCTGGATCCGTGAACTGGATGTCACGTCCGCCGAAGAGCGACTGGCTGTCGTCGGCGAGATCGCATCGAAACTGGGCGGGGTGGATGTTTTGATCAACAACGCCGGCGTCGCCTATCGCTCCTGCGTCGAACACGTGACCGAACCCGAGCGGCTGCACCAGATGAACATCAACTTTCGCTCGCCGATCGAGTTGACTCGTTGTGTCTTGCCGGGAATGCGTGAAAAGCGGCGCGGCAAGATCATCAACATCTCATCGGTCGGCGGGATGATGGCGATGCCCACCATGAGCGTGTACTCTGCGTCCAAGTTCGCGCTCGAAGGTGCCAGCGAAGCACTTTATTACGAGGTGAAACCGTGGAACATTTCGGTCACCCTGGTCCAACCGGGGTTCATGCGCAGCGACGCCTTTGAGAAGGTCCCCTACACCAACTTGAGCGCCCAGGCGTTTGCCGATGGCGATCATCCCTATTACGCGCATTACCATCACATGGATCGGTTCATTGCCAGGGCGATGCACCGCGCGGTCGCGACTCCGGATTCGGTGGCCAAAAAAGTCGTCCGCGTGATCCGACAGAATTCGCCACCGCTGCGAGTCTACGGAAGCGTCGATGCGGTGCTGTTCTCGGTCATGCGTCGGACGATGCCGAGGCGGTTTTACAATTGGTTCCTGTACCGCAATCTGCCGAAAATCCGCGATTGGGGACGGACCTGA